From a region of the Daphnia magna isolate NIES linkage group LG1, ASM2063170v1.1, whole genome shotgun sequence genome:
- the LOC123469344 gene encoding kelch domain-containing protein 2-like, which yields MYDIVDRKLLRVGHVALEVQGYNGQVLLVWGGYTQNPNQETLDQEYHDPSEILLYDPMVARWTIKTTKGHIPPANSGACGVVVGDLLYIYGGYFGDPDLEGNSNNIYQLNLFTWIWTRLEPDATRCKPLHRDKLFGWAYNNKVFFFGGFGTPADDDRNADQYDYIPDRSHQWYMGRGWNNQLVAYNINSNRWEWPETSGLPPSPRAALAGFRCQSRVYIFGGRLQGTRLNDLYVLDLKSMSWSENLNPGKLFPCGRSWHSFTYVGSSKAILYGGLSAEGEVLGDCWMYDIDRNNWTEIPLKVSDKRLWHQSVKVDSDWIVIGGVRSNIHSYQPDGTVYAENMLSMSVTPKTLLRCCVESIAKYVGHGDPFISLLPKHLQEVVKARTRHTSRDILEKSS from the exons atgtaTGATATTGTGGATCGTAAGTTGCTGAGAGTTGGTCATGTAGCTCTGGAAGTTCAAGGGTACAATGGGCAAGTGTTACTTGTATGGGGTGGTTACACG caAAATCCTAACCAAGAAACCTTAGATCAGGAATATCATGACCCCAGTGAAATCTTGTTGTATGACCCTATGGTAGCAAGATG GACAATAAAGACAACAAAGGGGCACATACCACCTGCTAATTCTGGTGCTTGTGGTGTTGTAGTTGGGGACCTTTTGTATATTTATGGAG gatattttgGAGACCCTGATCTTGAAGGAAATAGTAATAACATTTATCAGCTCAATCTGTTCACATGGATATGGACAAGGTTAGAACCTGATGCAACAAGATGCAAACCTTTACATCGTGATAAACTGTTTGGATGGGCTTACAACAACAa agttttcttttttggtggCTTTGGTACACCTGCTGACGACGATCGCAATGCTGATCAGTATGATTATATTCCTGATAGAAGTCATCAATGGTATATGGGAAGAGGATGGAATAATCAGTTGGTTGCATACAACATTAATAGCAACAGATGGGAATGGCCAGAAACTAGTGGGCTACCTCCAAGTCCACGTGCAGCTCTTGCTGGATTTCGATGCCAATCCCGTGTGTATATCTTCGGTGGTAGACTTCAGGGAACACGATTGAATGATCTTTACGTTCTTGACTTGAAGTCCATGTCGTGGAGCGAAAA TTTAAATCCAGGCAAGCTCTTCCCTTGTGGTCGATCGTGGCATTCTTTCACTTATGTAGGGTCATCTAAAGCTATTTTATACGGTGGTCTTTCAGCAGAAGGAGAAGTATTGG GAGATTGTTGGATGTACGATATAGACCGAAATAACTGGACCGAAATACCATTAAAGGTGTCCGATAAACGATTATGGCATCAAAGTGTTAAGGTCGACAGCGATTGGATCGTGATAGGTGGAGTTCGAAGTAATATTCACAGCTACCAGCCAGATGGCACG GTTTATGCTGAAAACATGTTGTCGATGTCTGTCACTCCTAAAACTCTTCTCAG GTGCTGCGTGGAATCTATTGCTAAATACGTCGGTCATGGCGACCCATTTATCTCCCTGTTACCAAAACATTTACAGGAGGTGGTCAAAGCTCGAACACGACATACTTCTAGAGATATCTTGGAGAAGTCTAGctaa
- the LOC123469345 gene encoding synaptosomal-associated protein 25-like, with product MATAAENGAPKTELQELQMKSNQVTDESLESTRRMMLCAKSQDVGAKTLENLHGQGEQLDRIEEGMDQINADMKEAESNLAGMEKCCGLCVLPCNKSSQFKEDEGTWKGNDDGKIVNNQPTRVMDDRNGIGPAGGYIAKISKDAREGEMEENMTQVSTMIGNLRNMAIDMGSEIENQNRQLDRINAKGESNENRIGVANQRAGQLLKKA from the exons atggcaactGCAGCGGAAAATGGTGCTCCCAAAACGGAACTGCAGGAGTTGCAGATGAAATCCAACCAAGTCACCGATGAG tcgtTGGAGAGCACTCGTCGGATGATGCTGTGTGCGAAGAG CCAAGATGTTGGTGCCAAAACTCTTGAAAATTTGCACGGACAAGGCG AACAACTGGACCGCATTGAAGAGGGTATGGACCAAATTAATGCGGATATGAAAGAAGCCGAGAGTAATCTGGCAGGCATGGAGAAGTGCTGCGGGCTGTGCGTCCTTCCCTGCAACAA ATCGTCGCAATTCAAGGAAGATGAGGGAACGTGGAAAGGCAACGACGATGGTAAAATAGTCAACAATCAGCCAACTAGGGTCATGGATGACCGCAACGGAATTGGTCCAGCAGGCGGTTACATTGCCAA GATCAGCAAAGACGCCCGAGAAGgtgaaatggaagaaaatatGACCCAAGTCAGCACCATGATTGGAAATTTGCGCAACATGGCCATCGATATGGGCTCCGAAATCGAAAACCAAAACAGACAATTGGATCGTATTAACGCCAAG GGCGAATCCAATGAGAACAGGATAGGTGTCGCCAATCAGCGTGCTGGACAATTACTCAAGAAGGCCTAA